TCTATCGTTTTTACGTATCGCTTTCTCTAAGAGTTTTGTCATCAATGGCTTCCACCATAGAAAACTCTGTCCCCTACCAAATAAGAAGAAATTCCAAAATAACTAACACCTTAGTTTGAAAACTACACTTTTAGTTATACATTCGAATATCGATAAACAAAAACCATTATGGAATTAAGAGAACTTACCAAAGCAGAAGAAGAGATAATGCAGCAATTATGGACCTTGGAAAAGGCCTTTGTAAAAGATGTGATTGCACAGCTTCCTGTGCCTAAACCTGCATACAATACTGTATCTACTATTATTAGAATATTAGAGCAAAAGGGTTTTGTAGACCACTTAGCTTACGGAAAAACTTACGAATACTTCCCAATAGTTAGTAAAAATAAATACAGGAAATTTGCATCTAATAAACTAATGCAAAGCTACTTCAATGGAAGTGTAGGTCAAATGGTCTCCTACTTTGTAGAAGAAGAAAAAATTGACATTAAAGATGCTGATGAACTTATGAAGTTGATTGAAAAAATGAAAGACTAAGCTTCAGCAGAGCAGATTTTGTAGGAAACTTATTAATACAGAACTTATGAATTGGATAACATACATATTTCAGGTCAATCTATACCTTATCATCACTTTCGGTTTTTACTGGTTTGTGTTGCGAAAGGAGACCTTTTATAACGCCAATAGGTTTTATCTACTAACCGCCTCTATATTATCATTTGCTATTCCTTTTTGGCAATCAGGTATCATTCAGTCCTGGGCTGTCACCGCTCAAGTATCTAGCGTGGTAAATATAATTCCTCTGGAAGGCTTCACCGTCACCGACCTTACAGAAACCCCTACTTGGGATTGGAATTTGTTATTGGCCAATATCTATTTCTTGGGTTTTGGCTTTGGATTATTAAGATTCAGCATCGGTCTTTTCAAGCTTCAGCAACTTTTCAATCTTAAAAACCTGGAAGGGCAAGCTTTCTCTGTCTTTGG
This sequence is a window from Arcticibacterium luteifluviistationis. Protein-coding genes within it:
- a CDS encoding BlaI/MecI/CopY family transcriptional regulator, encoding MELRELTKAEEEIMQQLWTLEKAFVKDVIAQLPVPKPAYNTVSTIIRILEQKGFVDHLAYGKTYEYFPIVSKNKYRKFASNKLMQSYFNGSVGQMVSYFVEEEKIDIKDADELMKLIEKMKD